A stretch of Nitrospinota bacterium DNA encodes these proteins:
- a CDS encoding glycine--tRNA ligase subunit beta — protein sequence MPELFIEIGSEEIPAGYVQPALEYMGEELASFFGRNRIKAEAPQIMGTPRRLVVSVTGVDPLQEDSVDIFHGPNVSVAFDEKGEPTKAAIGFARGKGLDVSDLTRETTSKGEVVCARVEKKGRPTREHLNEFLPQFIGNIPFPKKMRWASKASPFARPLHWITALFDEKPLQFSFDGIESGDLSLGHRFLKPGQFKVSNLSSYIEQSANHFLMVDPELRKQKILEQVQNLAEKAGGLVENDPDLLDSVNFLVEYPVAIRGDFDSSFLDLPKELLVMTMKYHQKYFHVSDEKGGLLPCFITISNMPESPQIKSGNERVLRARLEDARFFYDEDKKKKLDDFVDPLKGVVFQKKLGTLYEKMERICGLAETLAKQTDSKNSLEEVKRAARLCKADLVTLMVYEFPELQGIMGGYYAAHSGETAAVATAIKEHYRPAFSGDAPPDSDLGAVVAVADKLDTILGCIGVGLIPSGSEDPYALRRNALGIIQIFLNRGWQVSLETLIEDGLGLMESKLKLEPEAIKKHVMDLFSQRYKSQLNAEGFPHDAIDCVLSTGLDSIVDIEAKVAAFSDLKKQPYFEPLAIAFRRVVSILNEDAEGDVDPGLLNEPAEKKLFEAFLKIRQPVFQYTQNRDFRQALEKIAEIKPAVDEFFDEVMVMVEDVSLRNNRLHLLYQISTLFSELADFSRIILKKG from the coding sequence ATGCCCGAGCTTTTTATAGAAATTGGATCTGAGGAAATTCCTGCTGGTTATGTTCAGCCAGCCCTTGAATATATGGGGGAAGAATTAGCGTCTTTTTTTGGTCGCAACCGGATTAAGGCCGAGGCACCTCAGATTATGGGTACTCCAAGGAGGCTGGTTGTATCCGTAACAGGAGTGGACCCCTTGCAGGAAGACTCCGTGGATATTTTTCATGGTCCCAATGTTTCTGTTGCCTTCGATGAAAAAGGTGAACCGACCAAAGCGGCCATCGGGTTTGCCCGGGGTAAAGGTCTGGATGTCTCAGATTTAACCCGCGAGACCACTTCTAAAGGAGAAGTTGTCTGTGCCCGTGTCGAGAAAAAAGGTCGCCCAACCCGGGAACATCTCAACGAATTCCTGCCTCAATTTATTGGCAACATTCCTTTCCCAAAAAAAATGCGTTGGGCCAGCAAAGCAAGTCCTTTTGCACGTCCTTTGCATTGGATAACAGCATTGTTTGATGAAAAGCCCTTGCAATTCAGTTTTGATGGTATTGAGAGTGGTGATTTATCGCTGGGCCACAGGTTTTTGAAACCCGGTCAGTTTAAGGTGAGTAACTTATCCTCCTACATTGAGCAAAGTGCTAACCATTTTTTGATGGTCGATCCTGAATTAAGGAAACAAAAAATCCTTGAGCAGGTTCAAAACCTTGCAGAGAAAGCAGGAGGACTGGTGGAAAATGATCCGGATTTATTGGATAGCGTTAATTTTCTTGTGGAGTATCCGGTAGCAATCCGGGGAGATTTTGATTCCAGTTTTCTGGATCTTCCAAAGGAACTGTTGGTGATGACTATGAAGTATCACCAGAAGTACTTTCATGTCTCAGATGAAAAGGGTGGTTTGCTGCCCTGCTTTATTACGATCAGCAATATGCCCGAAAGCCCTCAAATAAAAAGTGGTAACGAGAGGGTATTGAGGGCCCGCCTGGAAGACGCACGGTTTTTTTATGATGAGGATAAAAAGAAAAAACTGGATGATTTCGTCGATCCATTAAAGGGCGTTGTGTTCCAGAAAAAACTGGGGACACTATATGAAAAAATGGAAAGGATATGCGGCCTGGCTGAAACTTTGGCGAAGCAAACTGATTCAAAAAACAGCTTGGAAGAAGTCAAGAGAGCCGCTCGTTTGTGCAAGGCGGATTTGGTGACTCTGATGGTTTATGAATTTCCTGAATTGCAGGGAATAATGGGCGGGTATTATGCAGCCCATTCTGGTGAGACAGCTGCCGTGGCAACAGCGATCAAAGAACATTATCGTCCGGCTTTTTCCGGAGATGCTCCTCCTGACAGTGATTTGGGGGCGGTGGTCGCGGTGGCAGATAAACTCGATACTATCTTAGGTTGTATCGGTGTGGGTTTGATACCCAGTGGTTCTGAAGATCCCTATGCCCTGAGGCGGAACGCGTTAGGCATCATCCAGATTTTTCTGAATAGGGGTTGGCAGGTCTCTTTAGAAACTCTTATCGAAGATGGCTTGGGCTTGATGGAATCTAAACTGAAGCTTGAACCCGAGGCTATCAAAAAACATGTGATGGACTTGTTTTCTCAGAGATACAAATCTCAATTGAATGCTGAAGGGTTTCCACATGATGCGATTGATTGTGTGTTATCTACAGGATTGGATTCAATTGTTGATATTGAAGCAAAGGTCGCCGCCTTTTCTGACCTGAAGAAGCAGCCTTATTTTGAGCCATTGGCGATAGCTTTTCGTAGGGTGGTGAGTATCCTCAATGAAGATGCTGAGGGTGATGTGGACCCGGGATTGTTAAATGAGCCGGCTGAAAAAAAGTTATTTGAGGCTTTTTTGAAAATTCGACAACCGGTATTTCAGTATACTCAAAACAGGGATTTCCGCCAGGCATTGGAAAAAATTGCCGAAATAAAGCCTGCTGTGGATGAATTCTTCGATGAAGTAATGGTTATGGTTGAAGATGTTTCGTTACGCAATAACCGCTTGCACCTTCTGTATCAGATTTCCACTCTTTTTTCAGAGCTGGCTGATTTTTCTCGAATCATTTTGAAAAAAGGTTGA